From the genome of Psychrilyobacter atlanticus DSM 19335, one region includes:
- a CDS encoding sodium-dependent transporter, with translation MSKEENRGEWGSRSGFILAAIGSAIGLGNIWRFPYVAASNGGGAFLIPYLIALFTAGIPLLILEFAMGHKIRSSAPGVFAKLNKKYEAIGWFQTLIAFFITTYYVVIIAWSFSYLFYAFTGAWGTDPKAFLFGEYLKLGDAPSTFSNLGSSLGGLNLKVATPLLLVWGINYGVLRMGVKDGLEKANKIFMPLLIMALFVIVIRGVTLPGAMDGLDYFFSPDFSKLTDPKVWLAAYGQIFFSLSICFAIMYAYASYLPKKSDIVNNAFMTGLGNCSFSLISGIGVFSILGFMAHTQGVSVAEVSTAGVGLAFIVFPEAINQLPGMNGLIGAIFFVTLIFAGLSSSMSIMEAVVAAISDKFDLTRVQALNRFAITSGILSLLVATNGGLYVLDIVDYATNQYGIVIAGILELIILGWFFNLESVRIYVNEISDFRVGRWWFWAIKGTSVILIIILLLKVKGEIASPYEGYSWTALGVYGLGVMTIITVGSFIMTKRKASKEFENKIYHDPIGSHLEHADEDER, from the coding sequence ATGAGTAAGGAAGAAAACAGAGGTGAATGGGGATCCCGTTCAGGGTTTATCCTAGCCGCTATCGGTTCAGCTATCGGATTAGGTAATATCTGGAGATTTCCATATGTAGCTGCTAGTAATGGTGGAGGTGCATTTTTAATACCTTATCTAATTGCACTATTTACAGCAGGTATCCCGCTATTGATCTTAGAATTTGCCATGGGACACAAGATACGTTCTAGTGCTCCTGGAGTTTTTGCAAAATTGAACAAAAAATATGAGGCTATTGGATGGTTTCAAACACTTATTGCATTTTTTATAACTACATATTATGTTGTTATCATCGCCTGGTCATTCAGTTATCTTTTTTATGCTTTTACCGGGGCATGGGGTACAGATCCAAAGGCATTTTTATTTGGTGAATATTTGAAATTAGGAGACGCTCCTAGTACTTTTAGTAACTTAGGTTCAAGTTTAGGTGGGCTAAATCTCAAAGTCGCAACTCCACTACTACTGGTATGGGGTATCAACTATGGTGTTCTTAGAATGGGTGTAAAAGATGGATTAGAAAAAGCAAATAAGATCTTTATGCCACTTTTAATTATGGCTTTATTCGTTATCGTAATCAGAGGAGTTACCCTTCCTGGTGCTATGGATGGTCTGGATTATTTTTTCAGCCCTGATTTTTCTAAATTAACCGATCCGAAAGTATGGTTAGCTGCATACGGACAAATCTTTTTCTCTCTTAGTATTTGTTTCGCTATCATGTACGCTTACGCAAGTTATCTGCCTAAGAAGTCAGATATTGTTAACAATGCCTTCATGACCGGACTAGGAAACTGTAGTTTCAGCTTGATCTCTGGTATCGGAGTATTCTCCATCTTAGGATTTATGGCTCATACTCAAGGTGTTAGTGTAGCTGAAGTCTCAACTGCCGGTGTAGGCTTAGCGTTTATCGTATTCCCGGAAGCGATCAACCAATTACCTGGAATGAATGGCTTGATTGGCGCAATCTTCTTTGTTACACTTATCTTCGCCGGGTTATCATCATCTATGTCTATCATGGAAGCGGTAGTAGCTGCCATATCAGATAAGTTTGATCTAACTAGAGTACAAGCTTTAAATAGATTCGCAATCACTTCTGGAATCTTATCACTATTGGTTGCAACTAATGGCGGGTTATATGTATTAGATATAGTAGACTACGCTACCAATCAATATGGAATAGTTATTGCTGGTATATTAGAATTAATCATCCTAGGATGGTTCTTCAACCTTGAGAGTGTTAGAATTTATGTCAATGAAATATCTGATTTCAGAGTTGGAAGATGGTGGTTTTGGGCAATCAAAGGGACCTCAGTTATTTTGATTATTATCCTGTTACTTAAAGTTAAAGGTGAGATTGCTAGCCCATATGAAGGTTATTCTTGGACTGCACTAGGAGTTTACGGCCTAGGAGTTATGACCATCATCACAGTTGGATCATTTATTATGACAAAGAGAAAAGCTTCTAAAGAATTTGAAAACAAAATATATCACGATCCTATCGGTAGTCACCTTGAACACGCCGATGAAGATGAAAGATAA
- a CDS encoding Gfo/Idh/MocA family protein codes for MKKINFGIIGTGRIAQQFLDEVQKNEKIDVVGICARNFEKTAEIAKKYNIEKPYESSGEMLKDEDIDAVYIATMHPTHFAYTMKTLNAGKHVLCEKPAVLKKEELEEVIKLAEEKNLLFMEAMVVGFNPLYKKMKDLIENGQIGNVVHVESSFGSKSTKVHKHNSKQAGGALYDIGIYNIFLLTDLLGIPAEIDVKTRKNEWGVEGSVTGLLEYKGGVSGSFYATMDSISGNSAKIIGTDGMIEIPDTWTVAEKFVLKRLGEEDRSFELKEDKWLGYEMESFVDTLLKGKRQNEIMTYEKSLNLHVTIDMVKEKLGFKYDNLEIEVN; via the coding sequence ATGAAAAAGATAAATTTTGGAATAATTGGGACTGGAAGAATAGCCCAGCAGTTTCTGGATGAAGTACAAAAGAATGAAAAAATAGATGTAGTTGGGATATGTGCTAGAAATTTTGAGAAAACGGCAGAGATAGCCAAGAAATACAATATAGAAAAACCTTATGAAAGCAGTGGTGAGATGTTAAAGGATGAAGATATAGATGCTGTTTATATTGCTACTATGCACCCGACCCACTTTGCTTATACTATGAAAACTCTAAATGCGGGAAAGCATGTATTGTGTGAAAAGCCGGCAGTATTAAAGAAGGAGGAGTTGGAAGAGGTAATAAAATTAGCAGAAGAAAAAAATCTTTTGTTTATGGAAGCTATGGTAGTAGGGTTTAATCCCCTTTATAAAAAAATGAAAGATCTAATAGAAAATGGTCAAATAGGGAATGTAGTACATGTAGAGTCATCTTTTGGGAGTAAGAGTACCAAAGTGCATAAGCATAACTCTAAACAGGCTGGAGGGGCTCTCTATGATATAGGAATCTATAATATATTTTTATTGACTGATCTATTGGGAATCCCTGCTGAGATAGATGTGAAAACAAGGAAGAATGAGTGGGGAGTAGAGGGAAGTGTTACCGGACTCTTGGAATACAAAGGAGGAGTTAGTGGTAGTTTTTATGCTACTATGGATTCTATCTCTGGGAACAGTGCCAAGATAATAGGCACAGATGGCATGATAGAGATACCTGATACCTGGACTGTAGCTGAAAAATTTGTTTTGAAGAGATTGGGAGAAGAAGATAGAAGTTTTGAGTTGAAGGAAGATAAGTGGCTAGGTTATGAAATGGAGTCCTTTGTGGACACTCTCCTAAAAGGAAAGAGACAAAATGAAATTATGACCTATGAAAAATCTCTAAATCTCCATGTGACTATAGATATGGTTAAGGAGAAATTAGGGTTTAAATATGATAATTTAGAAATAGAAGTGAATTAG
- the rimP gene encoding ribosome maturation factor RimP, with amino-acid sequence MDEKLLERVEKLLIPVLKPIELELVDMEYVQDGAYWFLRIYLEKIDGEITLDECAKVSNSISEDVDKMIEDKFFLEVSSPGLERPLKKEKDFVRFAGEKIKVILKHKLEDSRNWTGELEKIEGSVVYLNTEEKTLEIPFEEIKKANIVFEFKDK; translated from the coding sequence GTGGATGAAAAACTATTGGAAAGAGTAGAAAAATTACTAATTCCAGTATTAAAACCCATAGAATTAGAATTGGTTGATATGGAATATGTTCAAGATGGAGCTTATTGGTTTTTAAGAATATATCTTGAAAAAATTGATGGTGAAATTACTTTAGATGAATGTGCTAAGGTGAGCAATAGTATTTCAGAAGATGTAGATAAGATGATAGAGGATAAATTTTTCTTAGAGGTGTCTTCGCCAGGTTTAGAGAGACCACTCAAAAAAGAGAAGGATTTTGTAAGATTTGCTGGGGAAAAAATCAAAGTTATACTAAAGCATAAACTTGAAGATTCAAGAAACTGGACTGGGGAATTGGAAAAAATAGAAGGATCTGTAGTTTATTTAAATACTGAGGAAAAAACTTTAGAAATTCCTTTTGAGGAAATAAAAAAAGCTAATATAGTTTTTGAATTTAAAGATAAATAG
- a CDS encoding ABC-F family ATP-binding cassette domain-containing protein: protein MSILDVSRVSHGYGARTILEDASFRLLKGEHVGLVGANGEGKSTFLNIITGKLMPDEGRVEWCNHITTGYLDQYSSLEAGKSIRDVLKSAFAPMFKLEQEIMELYEKMATCNEVEMEMILEEVGEIQSILDGSEFYNLDSKIESYAAGLGLMDIGLEKDVAELSGGQRAKILLAKVLLENPMILILDEPTNFLDENHIIWLKNFLQNYENAFILVSHDIPFLNDVTNVIYHIEKAELTRYTGGYHQFLEMYELKKRQIEQAYKKQQKEIAHLEDFVARNKARIATTNMAKSRQKKLDKMDVITLERDKPKPQFYFKTARTPSREVITVKDLVIGYNDPLTRKLNFTIERNEKIAIKGVNGLGKSTLINTILRKIKPISGEIEHGQFLEVGYFKQEEDSSGKTALDEFWDEFPSLTNGEVRSALAKCGLTKDHIGTKMRALSGGENAKVRLGKIMNHEINFLVLDEPTNHLDVDAKEELKRAIKEFKGTVFIVSHEPEFYMDIVTDVWNVEDWTTKII from the coding sequence ATGAGTATTTTAGATGTAAGCAGGGTAAGCCACGGATATGGGGCTAGAACAATTTTAGAGGATGCTTCCTTTAGATTGTTGAAGGGAGAACATGTCGGTTTAGTAGGAGCCAATGGAGAGGGGAAATCAACTTTCCTAAATATAATAACGGGGAAACTTATGCCTGATGAAGGAAGGGTAGAGTGGTGTAATCATATTACCACAGGATATTTGGATCAGTACAGTAGTCTGGAGGCGGGTAAATCTATCAGAGATGTCTTGAAGTCAGCCTTTGCTCCTATGTTTAAATTAGAACAAGAAATTATGGAACTCTATGAAAAGATGGCTACATGCAACGAAGTTGAGATGGAGATGATCTTAGAAGAGGTAGGAGAGATTCAAAGTATTTTAGATGGATCAGAATTTTATAACTTAGATTCAAAAATAGAATCCTATGCAGCCGGATTGGGATTGATGGATATAGGGCTGGAAAAAGATGTAGCAGAGTTATCTGGTGGTCAGAGAGCTAAGATTTTACTTGCTAAAGTTTTACTTGAAAATCCTATGATCTTGATCTTGGATGAGCCTACTAACTTTTTGGATGAGAATCATATTATCTGGTTGAAGAATTTTTTACAAAATTATGAAAATGCATTTATCTTGGTATCTCATGATATTCCATTTTTAAATGACGTAACCAATGTAATCTATCATATTGAGAAAGCAGAACTGACTAGATATACAGGTGGTTATCATCAATTTTTAGAGATGTATGAATTGAAAAAACGTCAAATAGAGCAGGCTTATAAAAAGCAACAAAAGGAAATAGCGCATTTAGAAGATTTTGTGGCACGTAATAAAGCCCGTATAGCAACTACTAACATGGCTAAGAGTAGACAAAAAAAATTAGATAAAATGGATGTAATAACTCTAGAGCGGGATAAACCAAAACCGCAATTTTATTTTAAAACTGCAAGAACTCCATCAAGAGAAGTTATTACGGTAAAAGATCTGGTGATAGGGTATAATGACCCATTAACTAGAAAGTTGAATTTTACTATAGAAAGAAATGAAAAAATTGCAATCAAAGGGGTAAATGGATTAGGAAAATCTACTTTGATAAATACTATATTGAGAAAGATTAAGCCTATTTCTGGTGAGATAGAGCATGGTCAGTTCTTAGAAGTGGGATATTTTAAGCAAGAGGAAGACAGTAGTGGAAAGACTGCTTTAGATGAATTTTGGGATGAGTTCCCATCATTAACTAATGGAGAGGTAAGGTCTGCTTTAGCTAAATGTGGTTTGACTAAAGATCATATCGGGACAAAGATGAGAGCTCTGTCTGGAGGAGAAAATGCAAAGGTAAGATTAGGTAAGATTATGAATCATGAGATTAACTTTTTAGTATTGGATGAGCCAACAAATCATTTGGATGTAGATGCTAAGGAAGAATTGAAAAGAGCCATAAAAGAGTTTAAAGGAACTGTATTTATAGTAAGTCATGAACCTGAATTTTATATGGATATAGTAACAGATGTTTGGAACGTTGAAGATTGGACAACAAAAATTATATAA
- a CDS encoding DUF448 domain-containing protein, whose amino-acid sequence MNNTPTRTCLVCREKKDKSELFRIVEIDGQYIFDENQNMQARGTYVCKTHECIKRLSKNRKINLSNEDLYKMAITVKRAQKDYLSLLETMKRSEFLSFGINMVTEDIKRIHFLIIAEDISEKNDKRIMRLARENNIKFIHYGSKAQLGAIFDKPEVNLIGIKSKKVARGMTE is encoded by the coding sequence ATGAATAATACTCCTACTAGAACATGTCTTGTATGCAGAGAAAAAAAAGATAAAAGCGAACTTTTTAGGATTGTAGAGATAGATGGTCAATATATATTCGATGAAAATCAAAATATGCAGGCAAGGGGTACATATGTATGTAAAACCCATGAGTGCATAAAAAGATTGTCTAAGAATAGAAAAATAAACCTGTCTAACGAAGACTTATACAAGATGGCTATAACAGTAAAAAGAGCTCAGAAAGATTATTTGAGTTTATTAGAAACTATGAAACGTTCTGAATTTTTAAGTTTTGGAATTAACATGGTTACAGAGGACATAAAAAGAATACATTTTTTAATAATTGCTGAAGATATCAGTGAAAAAAATGATAAAAGAATTATGAGATTAGCACGAGAAAACAATATAAAATTCATTCATTACGGATCGAAGGCACAGTTAGGTGCTATTTTTGATAAACCTGAAGTAAATCTGATAGGTATCAAAAGTAAAAAGGTGGCTCGTGGTATGACGGAATAG
- a CDS encoding chalcone isomerase family protein has product MWRGLITVILGILMGVSAMAVNIAGVDVKEDFIAVDKKMVLNGAGIRKKLFFKLYVGSLYLPEKTMDAVAIVEGDKNMTIELNIISKLITSSKLKEALEEGFSTVEPKKMEQIKDRLKIFTGIFEGGKVKSGDVFTFNYIDGKVETYKNGKHILTTEGQDFKEALFGIWLGDRAIDKGLKAEMLGKS; this is encoded by the coding sequence ATGTGGAGAGGTTTGATAACGGTGATACTTGGAATTTTAATGGGTGTCTCTGCCATGGCAGTCAATATAGCAGGAGTAGATGTAAAAGAAGACTTTATTGCTGTAGATAAAAAAATGGTATTAAATGGTGCAGGGATAAGGAAAAAGTTATTTTTTAAACTCTATGTGGGGTCATTGTATTTACCGGAAAAAACAATGGATGCTGTGGCTATTGTAGAAGGGGATAAAAATATGACCATTGAATTAAATATCATATCTAAATTGATTACCAGTTCTAAGTTAAAGGAAGCGCTAGAAGAGGGATTTTCTACTGTAGAACCTAAAAAGATGGAGCAGATCAAGGATAGACTTAAAATTTTTACCGGTATATTTGAAGGTGGAAAGGTTAAAAGCGGAGATGTATTCACTTTTAATTATATAGATGGAAAAGTGGAAACATATAAAAATGGAAAACATATTTTGACTACAGAGGGGCAGGATTTTAAAGAAGCTTTATTCGGTATTTGGCTAGGAGACAGAGCCATAGATAAAGGTTTAAAGGCAGAGATGCTGGGGAAATCTTAG
- a CDS encoding MetS family NSS transporter small subunit, with translation MSSSAIIVAVCSITLLWGGFAVCLKIAMKDKK, from the coding sequence ATGAGTAGTAGTGCTATCATCGTTGCTGTTTGCAGCATAACTCTCCTCTGGGGCGGTTTCGCAGTTTGCTTAAAAATAGCAATGAAAGATAAAAAATAA
- a CDS encoding MetS family NSS transporter small subunit gives MSTGAIIVAVCSITLLWGGFATCLRIAMRDENK, from the coding sequence ATGAGTACTGGAGCTATCATCGTTGCTGTTTGCAGCATAACTCTTCTTTGGGGTGGATTTGCTACTTGTTTAAGAATAGCAATGAGAGACGAAAATAAATAA
- a CDS encoding sodium-dependent transporter, with amino-acid sequence MSKEENRGQWGSRSGFILAAIGSAIGLGNIWRFPYVAASNGGGAFLIPYLIALFTAGIPLLILEFAMGHKIRSSVPGVFAKLNRKYEALGWFQTLISFFIATYYVVIIGWSFSYLFFAFTGAWGTDTKAFLFGDYLQLTDSPMNLGGLNLKVAAPVLLVWGINYGVLRLGIKNGLEKANKIFMPLLVVALLIIVVRGVTLPGAMAGLDYFFTPDFSKLTDPKVWLAAYGQIFYSLSICFSIIIAYASYLPRKSDIVNNAFMTGLGNCSFSLISGIGVFSILGFMAQAQGVSVAEVSTAGVGLAFIVFPEAINQLPGMNGLIGGIFFSTLIFAGLSSSMSIMEAVVAAISDKFKLTRVQALNRFTLASGTLSLLVATNGGLYVLDIVDYATNQYGIVIAGILELVILGWIFNLESVRVYVNELSDFTVGKWWVWAIKGTSFILVVMLALKIKGEIISPYGGYSLTALGVYGLGVMIIMTIGAFILTKKKGSQEFEDKIYNEPLNNELELELE; translated from the coding sequence ATGAGTAAAGAAGAAAATAGAGGCCAGTGGGGTTCTCGTTCAGGGTTTATCCTAGCCGCTATAGGTTCAGCAATTGGATTAGGTAATATCTGGAGATTTCCATATGTAGCTGCAAGCAATGGTGGAGGAGCATTTTTAATCCCTTATTTAATTGCACTATTTACAGCAGGTATACCATTATTGATTTTAGAATTTGCTATGGGACATAAGATTCGTTCTAGTGTTCCTGGAGTTTTTGCAAAGTTGAATAGAAAATATGAAGCTCTCGGATGGTTCCAAACACTTATTTCATTTTTTATAGCTACATATTATGTGGTTATTATCGGATGGTCATTCAGTTACCTATTCTTCGCTTTTACAGGTGCATGGGGTACAGATACAAAGGCGTTTTTATTCGGTGACTATTTACAATTAACTGATTCTCCTATGAATCTAGGCGGATTAAACCTTAAAGTCGCAGCTCCAGTACTATTAGTGTGGGGAATCAACTATGGTGTTCTTAGATTAGGTATAAAAAATGGATTGGAAAAAGCCAATAAGATTTTTATGCCCCTTTTAGTTGTTGCATTATTAATTATAGTTGTTAGAGGAGTTACTCTTCCTGGTGCTATGGCTGGATTAGATTATTTCTTTACTCCTGATTTTTCTAAATTAACTGACCCAAAGGTATGGTTAGCTGCATATGGACAGATCTTTTACTCACTTAGCATTTGTTTTTCTATCATTATTGCTTATGCAAGTTACCTGCCTAGAAAATCAGACATCGTTAACAACGCTTTCATGACTGGTTTAGGAAACTGTAGTTTCAGTTTAATCTCTGGTATCGGAGTATTTTCTATCTTAGGATTTATGGCTCAAGCTCAAGGTGTCAGTGTAGCTGAAGTTTCTACTGCCGGTGTAGGATTAGCATTTATCGTATTCCCTGAAGCCATCAATCAGTTACCAGGAATGAATGGATTAATTGGTGGAATCTTCTTTTCTACACTTATCTTTGCAGGATTATCATCATCTATGTCTATCATGGAAGCAGTTGTAGCTGCTATCTCGGATAAGTTTAAATTAACCAGGGTTCAGGCCTTAAATAGATTTACACTTGCTTCGGGGACCTTATCACTATTGGTTGCCACTAACGGCGGACTATATGTATTAGATATCGTAGACTATGCTACCAACCAATACGGAATAGTTATTGCAGGTATCTTAGAATTAGTTATCTTAGGTTGGATTTTCAACCTTGAGAGCGTTAGAGTTTATGTCAATGAATTGTCTGATTTCACAGTTGGAAAATGGTGGGTTTGGGCAATTAAAGGAACTTCATTTATTTTAGTTGTTATGCTGGCACTTAAGATTAAAGGCGAGATTATCAGCCCATATGGTGGTTATTCTTTAACTGCATTGGGAGTTTATGGTCTGGGTGTTATGATAATTATGACAATTGGAGCATTTATTCTGACAAAGAAAAAAGGTTCTCAAGAATTTGAAGATAAAATATACAATGAACCTCTAAACAACGAACTTGAGTTAGAATTAGAATAA
- a CDS encoding YdbC family protein yields MAGIKFEIEEKLGVLSERKGWTKELNLVSWNNRKAKADIREWDETHEKMGKGITLSWEELVELKKILNDMDL; encoded by the coding sequence ATGGCAGGAATAAAATTTGAGATAGAAGAAAAATTAGGAGTACTAAGTGAAAGAAAGGGATGGACTAAGGAGCTGAATCTGGTTTCGTGGAATAATAGAAAAGCTAAAGCTGATATTAGGGAATGGGATGAAACCCATGAAAAGATGGGGAAGGGGATAACCCTCTCATGGGAAGAATTGGTAGAATTAAAGAAAATATTAAATGATATGGATCTATAA
- a CDS encoding sodium-dependent transporter produces the protein MSKEENRGQWGSRSGFILAAIGSAIGLGNIWRFPYVAASNGGGAFLIPYLVALFTAGIPLLILEFAMGHKIRSSAPGVFAKLNKKYEAIGWFQTLIAFFITTYYVVIIAWSFSYLFFAFTGAWGTDPKAFLFGEYLKLGDAPSTLGNLGASLGGLNLKVALPLLLVWGVNYSVLRMGVKNGLEKANKIFMPLLIMALFVIVIRGVTLPGAMDGLDYFFSPDFSKLTDPQVWLAAYGQIFFSLSICFAIMYAYASYLPKKSDIVNNAFMTGLGNCSFSLISGIGVFSILGFMAHTQGVSVAEVSTAGVGLAFIVFPEAINQLPGMNGLIGGIFFVTLIFAGLSSSMSIMEAVVAAISDKFKLTRVQALNRFALTSGILSLLVATNGGLYVLDIVDYATNQYGIVIAGILELVILGWFFNLESVRTYVNELSDFRVGKWWIWAIKGTSVLLVIILALKIKGEIAAPYEGYSWTALGVYGLGVMLIITAGSFILAKRKGSQEFEDKIYNEPMNNELELDLDLD, from the coding sequence ATGAGTAAGGAAGAAAACAGAGGCCAGTGGGGTTCTCGTTCAGGGTTTATTCTTGCCGCTATAGGTTCGGCAATCGGTTTAGGAAACATCTGGAGATTTCCATATGTCGCTGCAAGTAATGGTGGAGGAGCATTTTTAATCCCTTACCTGGTTGCACTATTTACAGCAGGTATACCATTATTAATATTAGAATTTGCCATGGGACACAAGATACGTTCTAGTGCTCCTGGAGTATTTGCAAAGTTAAACAAAAAATATGAAGCTATTGGATGGTTTCAAACACTTATTGCATTTTTTATAACTACATATTATGTTGTTATTATCGCTTGGTCATTCAGTTACCTTTTCTTCGCTTTTACAGGAGCATGGGGAACAGATCCAAAAGCATTTTTATTCGGTGAGTATTTAAAATTAGGAGATGCCCCTAGTACTTTAGGTAACTTAGGTGCCAGTTTAGGAGGATTAAATCTTAAGGTTGCACTCCCACTATTACTAGTATGGGGAGTAAACTACAGTGTTCTTAGAATGGGTGTAAAAAATGGATTGGAAAAAGCAAATAAGATCTTTATGCCACTTTTAATTATGGCGTTATTCGTTATCGTAATCAGAGGAGTTACTCTCCCTGGTGCTATGGATGGTCTGGATTATTTCTTCAGCCCTGATTTTTCTAAATTAACTGACCCACAAGTATGGTTAGCTGCATACGGACAAATCTTTTTCTCACTTAGTATTTGTTTTGCTATCATGTATGCTTATGCGAGTTATTTACCTAAGAAATCAGATATTGTTAACAATGCATTTATGACTGGATTAGGAAACTGTAGTTTCAGTTTAATCTCTGGTATCGGAGTATTCTCTATCTTAGGATTTATGGCTCATACTCAAGGTGTCAGCGTAGCTGAAGTTTCAACTGCTGGTGTAGGACTAGCATTTATTGTATTCCCAGAAGCTATAAATCAATTACCAGGGATGAATGGATTAATCGGTGGAATCTTCTTCGTTACACTTATCTTTGCAGGATTATCATCATCTATGTCTATCATGGAAGCTGTAGTAGCCGCTATCTCTGATAAGTTTAAATTAACTAGAGTACAAGCTTTAAATAGATTTGCACTTACTTCTGGAATCTTATCACTATTAGTTGCGACTAATGGTGGATTATATGTATTAGATATCGTAGACTATGCAACTAATCAATATGGAATTGTTATTGCTGGTATATTAGAATTAGTTATCTTAGGTTGGTTCTTCAACCTTGAGAGTGTTAGAACTTATGTAAATGAATTATCTGATTTCAGAGTTGGAAAATGGTGGATTTGGGCAATCAAAGGAACTTCTGTTCTTCTAGTAATTATCTTAGCTCTTAAGATAAAAGGTGAAATTGCCGCTCCATACGAAGGTTATTCTTGGACTGCATTGGGAGTATACGGATTAGGAGTTATGCTTATCATAACAGCTGGATCATTTATCCTGGCAAAGAGAAAAGGTTCTCAGGAATTTGAAGATAAAATATACAATGAGCCTATGAACAACGAGCTTGAGTTGGATCTAGATTTAGACTAA
- a CDS encoding MetS family NSS transporter small subunit, with translation MVAVCSITLFWGGFAVCLKIAMKKENK, from the coding sequence ATTGTTGCTGTTTGCAGCATAACCCTATTTTGGGGTGGGTTCGCTGTTTGTTTAAAAATAGCAATGAAAAAAGAAAATAAATAA
- the nusA gene encoding transcription termination factor NusA yields MTKKDFKIFLEALDELEKEKGISKEELIETIEQAILAAYKKNYGEYDNLSVRIDEKKAKIIIFVPKTVVASVQDDELEIELSEAQMIPGKKRSKIGDVVEIEENCEEFKRNAIQNGKQIVIQKVREAERQHLYDNFKENEHEMLNGIIRRIDERRNIHIEFDMKEAVLTIQEQSPADLYRVGDRLKVYVSEVEKTNKYPKIIISRKHDDFLRKLFELEVPEIEEGIIELKSVVREAGSRAKVAVYSDNEDIDTVGACIGQRGLRIKNIVTELNGEKIDIIEWKKDKKEFVKAALSPAKVESVEILDDEETARVIVEKSQLSLAIGKAGQNARLAAKLTGMRVDIKTLEDVMAAEEEVKLSKELSLEDNKIEETVEGENE; encoded by the coding sequence GTGACAAAAAAAGATTTTAAAATTTTCTTAGAAGCTTTAGATGAGTTAGAAAAAGAAAAAGGAATTAGTAAGGAAGAATTAATAGAGACAATAGAGCAAGCTATCCTTGCAGCATATAAGAAAAATTATGGTGAATACGATAATTTATCAGTAAGAATAGATGAAAAGAAAGCAAAAATAATTATTTTTGTTCCTAAAACAGTAGTAGCAAGTGTTCAAGATGATGAGTTAGAGATAGAGTTATCTGAAGCTCAAATGATACCTGGAAAGAAAAGATCAAAAATCGGTGACGTAGTAGAAATCGAAGAAAATTGTGAAGAGTTCAAGAGAAATGCTATCCAAAATGGAAAACAGATTGTTATCCAAAAAGTAAGGGAAGCAGAAAGACAACATCTATATGATAACTTTAAAGAAAATGAGCATGAGATGTTAAATGGTATTATCAGAAGAATAGATGAAAGAAGAAACATCCATATTGAATTCGATATGAAAGAAGCGGTATTAACTATACAAGAACAATCACCGGCTGATTTATATAGAGTTGGAGATAGACTTAAGGTATATGTATCTGAAGTTGAAAAGACAAATAAATATCCTAAGATAATAATTTCTAGAAAACATGATGATTTCTTAAGAAAATTATTTGAATTAGAAGTTCCTGAGATAGAAGAGGGAATAATAGAATTAAAATCAGTAGTAAGAGAAGCAGGATCTAGAGCTAAAGTAGCAGTATACTCAGATAATGAAGATATTGACACTGTAGGAGCTTGTATCGGTCAAAGAGGACTTAGAATCAAGAATATAGTTACTGAACTTAATGGTGAGAAGATAGATATCATCGAATGGAAAAAGGATAAAAAAGAATTCGTTAAAGCTGCTCTTAGCCCGGCTAAAGTAGAATCTGTAGAGATCTTAGACGATGAAGAAACAGCAAGAGTAATAGTAGAAAAGAGTCAACTGTCTCTTGCAATCGGTAAAGCAGGTCAAAATGCAAGGTTAGCAGCAAAATTAACAGGAATGAGAGTAGATATTAAAACTCTTGAAGATGTAATGGCTGCTGAAGAAGAAGTAAAATTATCTAAAGAGCTTTCTTTAGAAGATAACAAGATAGAGGAAACAGTTGAGGGAGAAAATGAATAA